A stretch of the uncultured Desulfobacter sp. genome encodes the following:
- a CDS encoding glycerol-3-phosphate dehydrogenase/oxidase, with protein MNREEMIKKISGYDGYWDFVVIGGGATGLGVGLDAASRGYKTLLLEQHDFSKGTSSRSTKLVHGGVRYLRQGNISLVLEALHERGLLIRNAPHLVSHQAFIVPNYEWWDGPFYGAGMKVYDLLAGRLGLGSSKHLSKEETLKRIPTLEPKGLRGGVVYFDAQFDDSRLAVNLAQTMAEHGGVPVNYMKVTGFTRAGEMIDGVTAKNMETGDAYEIHSRVVVNATGVFTDEVLKMENPDADPIITPSQGVHVVLDKDFLPGDSAIMVPQTTDGRVLFAVPWHDKVVVGTTDTPVPDVSLEPRALEEEIKFILDHTAVYLTKDPTRDDIQSVFAGLRPLVKAGEGKSTAAISRDHYLVVSESGLVTITGGKWTTYRKMAEDTVNQASLVAGLKDQPCITKDLRIHGWLKHFDEHDPLSYYGSDAVYIKKIVNADPAMGEKLHKKLSYIRAEVIWAVREEMARTVEDFLARRSRALFLDARASIDAAPEVARIMAQELRFDRKWQVDQETAYVALAKEYLLT; from the coding sequence ATGAATCGTGAAGAAATGATCAAAAAAATATCAGGATATGACGGTTATTGGGATTTTGTTGTTATTGGTGGCGGGGCAACCGGATTGGGTGTGGGATTGGATGCCGCCTCAAGGGGGTATAAAACGCTTTTGTTGGAACAACACGATTTTTCCAAAGGGACATCCAGCCGGTCGACAAAATTGGTGCACGGCGGGGTAAGGTACTTGCGTCAGGGCAATATTTCCCTGGTCCTTGAAGCCCTCCATGAGCGTGGTCTTTTAATTCGCAATGCCCCGCATCTGGTCAGTCATCAGGCCTTTATCGTACCCAACTATGAGTGGTGGGACGGTCCTTTTTACGGTGCCGGTATGAAAGTTTACGATCTGTTGGCCGGCAGACTGGGACTCGGATCTTCCAAACACCTTTCCAAAGAAGAAACATTAAAGCGGATTCCCACCCTGGAACCCAAAGGGCTGCGAGGGGGCGTGGTCTATTTTGACGCTCAATTTGACGATTCCCGCCTGGCCGTCAACCTGGCCCAGACCATGGCTGAACATGGGGGCGTGCCTGTCAATTACATGAAAGTGACCGGGTTTACACGGGCCGGTGAAATGATTGACGGGGTAACCGCAAAAAATATGGAAACCGGTGATGCGTATGAAATTCACAGCCGGGTGGTGGTCAACGCTACCGGTGTTTTCACCGATGAGGTACTTAAAATGGAAAATCCGGACGCTGACCCCATCATTACGCCCAGCCAAGGGGTTCATGTGGTCCTGGATAAGGACTTTCTTCCTGGAGATTCAGCCATCATGGTGCCCCAAACCACCGACGGAAGGGTGTTGTTTGCCGTACCATGGCATGACAAGGTAGTGGTGGGCACCACGGATACACCAGTACCGGATGTGAGCCTGGAACCCCGGGCATTGGAGGAGGAAATCAAGTTCATCCTTGATCATACAGCCGTCTATTTAACCAAAGATCCTACCAGGGATGATATTCAAAGCGTTTTTGCAGGACTTCGCCCCCTGGTTAAAGCCGGAGAAGGAAAAAGCACGGCAGCCATCTCCCGGGACCATTATTTAGTCGTTTCGGAATCGGGTCTTGTGACCATCACCGGCGGCAAATGGACCACGTATCGCAAAATGGCAGAAGATACCGTCAACCAGGCCTCCCTGGTGGCCGGGCTGAAAGATCAGCCCTGTATCACTAAAGATCTCAGAATCCATGGATGGTTAAAGCATTTCGATGAACACGACCCTTTAAGCTACTATGGATCCGATGCCGTTTATATCAAAAAAATCGTCAACGCAGATCCGGCCATGGGTGAAAAACTGCATAAAAAACTTTCTTATATTCGAGCCGAAGTGATCTGGGCGGTCAGGGAAGAGATGGCCAGAACCGTGGAGGATTTTTTAGCCCGGAGGAGCCGTGCCCTTTTTCTGGATGCCCGGGCCAGTATCGATGCAGCCCCGGAAGTGGCCCGGATCATGGCGCAGGAACTCAGGTTTGACCGCAAATGGCAGGTAGACCAGGAGACTGCATATGTTGCTTTGGCCAAAGAGTATCTGCTGACATAG
- a CDS encoding YkgJ family cysteine cluster protein, translating into MTAIMGDSSQNAFKDILEDQFREKIYNSFINDAVLNVLKDVMAYSHDIVDALESSHQSPTVACRSGCSYCCHSQIHVLPIEVLLILSFLSEYFTRKQILLLMDRIDQRLQCTREKSLGSLFSIKDKLPCIFLENGMCSIYQVRPFICRAWNSMDSSLCKKIFNSGKFDDEIEASSARNLIFESSRSLFADFGRQLKLETVPFEITQAVFNCLKTTNPLPLWLSGQDILNVNTPLEPVSSQAHLSDNFPSYDAYSDRSAQPTLVSREQEYIDYFYGKFKRRLARHGYTQKHSQIHSFVFQNVYGKPIGAIALNEVVSQNKTVHIHYLKAFILKSGNGTLMLLELCRKADCFNVRLSANPAFSPNDKSSYRDFNVLRKWYEQFGFKGDSCLCRIPRQG; encoded by the coding sequence ATGACAGCAATCATGGGCGATTCATCCCAGAATGCATTCAAAGATATCCTGGAAGACCAGTTCCGGGAAAAAATTTACAACAGTTTTATCAATGACGCGGTTCTTAATGTGCTAAAGGACGTCATGGCATATTCCCATGATATTGTTGACGCCCTTGAAAGTTCGCACCAGAGTCCTACTGTGGCATGCCGGTCAGGCTGCAGTTACTGCTGTCATTCCCAAATACATGTGCTGCCCATTGAAGTCTTGCTTATCCTGTCCTTTCTTAGTGAATATTTTACCAGAAAGCAAATTCTCCTGCTCATGGACAGAATTGATCAGCGACTTCAATGCACTCGGGAAAAATCTCTTGGCAGCCTTTTTTCAATCAAGGACAAACTCCCCTGTATTTTTTTAGAAAACGGGATGTGCAGCATTTATCAAGTCCGCCCTTTTATTTGCCGCGCATGGAACAGTATGGATTCATCCCTTTGCAAAAAGATTTTTAACTCTGGAAAATTTGATGATGAAATTGAAGCCTCATCTGCCAGAAATCTTATATTTGAATCCTCCAGGTCGCTTTTTGCTGATTTTGGCAGGCAGCTGAAACTGGAGACGGTTCCCTTTGAAATAACACAGGCTGTCTTCAATTGTTTAAAAACAACTAATCCATTGCCATTGTGGCTTTCAGGACAAGATATCTTAAATGTAAATACCCCGTTGGAACCAGTGTCGTCACAGGCACATTTATCTGATAATTTTCCGTCTTATGACGCATATTCAGATAGATCTGCACAGCCGACACTTGTATCCCGAGAACAGGAGTACATCGATTATTTTTATGGTAAGTTCAAACGTCGCCTTGCCAGGCATGGATATACACAAAAGCATTCACAGATCCATTCGTTTGTTTTTCAAAATGTTTATGGAAAGCCAATTGGTGCCATTGCCTTGAATGAAGTTGTTTCCCAAAACAAGACCGTTCATATCCATTATTTAAAAGCCTTTATTCTCAAAAGCGGCAACGGAACGCTGATGCTTTTGGAGTTGTGCCGGAAAGCTGACTGTTTTAATGTCCGGCTCAGTGCGAATCCCGCTTTCAGTCCTAACGACAAATCTTCGTACAGGGATTTCAATGTGTTACGTAAGTGGTATGAACAATTTGGCTTCAAAGGGGATTCCTGTCTGTGCAGAATTCCCAGACAAGGGTAA